One part of the Solanum dulcamara chromosome 8, daSolDulc1.2, whole genome shotgun sequence genome encodes these proteins:
- the LOC129900381 gene encoding uncharacterized protein LOC129900381 isoform X1: MQWPWMQWAVPPCPLPTGQWARPNMNFRQQHQQPHPGILGPRPQQAYSATTPPPTDIEVAMHTLGITPPDANWYMDTGATSYMTSEQGNLTSYFNLSNNRGITVGFTDGDASNEM, from the exons ATGCAGTGGCCATGGATGCAGTGGGCTGTACCCCCATGTCCACTTCCTACTGGACAATGGGCCAGGCCCAACATGAATTTCCGACAGCAGCACCAACAGCCACATCCCGGTATTCTTGGGCCCCGTCCTCAGCAGGCTTACTCGGCTACAACTCCTCCTCCAACTGATATTGAGGTTGCAATGCACACCCTCGGTATTACTCCTCCGGATGCAAACTGGTACATGGACACCGGCGCCACTTCTTATATGACATCCGAACAAGGTAATCTCACgtcttattttaatttgagCAATAATCGTGGTATAACTGTTG GATTTACAGACGGGGATGCGTCTAATGAGATGTGA
- the LOC129900381 gene encoding uncharacterized protein LOC129900381 isoform X2, whose protein sequence is MQWPWMQWAVPPCPLPTGQWARPNMNFRQQHQQPHPGILGPRPQQAYSATTPPPTDIEVAMHTLGITPPDANWIYRRGCV, encoded by the exons ATGCAGTGGCCATGGATGCAGTGGGCTGTACCCCCATGTCCACTTCCTACTGGACAATGGGCCAGGCCCAACATGAATTTCCGACAGCAGCACCAACAGCCACATCCCGGTATTCTTGGGCCCCGTCCTCAGCAGGCTTACTCGGCTACAACTCCTCCTCCAACTGATATTGAGGTTGCAATGCACACCCTCGGTATTACTCCTCCGGATGCAAACTG GATTTACAGACGGGGATGCGTCTAA